AGATCGACAACAACAACCAAGTCTTCGCCAGCCTGGCCAAGAACATGAAAGCGCCGCCGAATTTCATCTACCAAACTTCGGGTAACGTAGTCGTCGCCACCACCGGCCCGACTGCCGGTACCGCGAGCTTGCCAGTCGATGTCAAGGCTGAAACCTCGTATAACCTCGATCTCGGCTACCGTCTGCAGAATGACAAAATCACGGCCCAAGCCACCGTGTATGCAGTCGACTTCCGCAATCGCCAAGCGACTGCCTATGATCCGACCACGCAATTAAGCAGCCTGACCAGCGTTGGTAAGGTCAGTGCCAAAGGTGTCGAACTGGAATTGGGTAATACTCCCGTCAACGGCTGGTCGTTCTACAGCTCGCTCGGTTACATCAGCACCGAAATCAAAGACAATCTGATCGTCAGTTCAACGGCCGTGTTGCCGACGGCTGGCAAACAGATGACGCTGACACCGAACTGGAAAGCCGGCTTGAGTGCGCAATATGAAACCGGTGCCTGGTATACCCGTTTGAAAGCCAAATTCACCGGCAAACAATGGGCCACCATGACCAATGATGAATTGGTTCCGGCTTACACTTTGCTCGACTTTGATGCCGGTTACCAGTTCCCGAATGCCGGTATTTTCAAAAAGCCGACCATTCGTCTCAATGTCAGCAATATCACTAACAAGCAGTACCGTGATCCATCGAGCTTCAACATCACCAATGCACTGCCTTACGGTACCGCCAGCGGCAAAAGCGTGTTTTACTATCTGGGTGCGCCACGCTTTACGTCCGTTACTGTGTCGGCAGATTTCTGACCTGATGCGATAACATGACGTCGTGCTGGCACGACGTCGGTTTGACATGGGGAACGTTGATTTCAAGGTCTGCCACGCGGCGCGTGTTGCAGACCTTTTTTGTTTGATTTTTTAATCAAGGAGCAGGCCAGATGTTTTCTTCACGTACTTGCTTGGGCTTGGCTTTCAGTTTGGCGCTGTGTGCCAGTGCCAGCGCCCAAGGCGATTTGCGCACCGTCACGATTTTCAGCATCAATGATTTCCATGGCAATTTACAAGCGAGCCAGCCCCTGCCTTACCTGGCCAAGCCCGGCGATTCCACCGCAGCCGGCACCGCAGCGGCCATACCGGCCGGCGGCTATGCCTATTTGGCCGCCAAGCTCAAACAACGACGCGCAGCCGTCGATGCCAGCATCGTCGTTGCCGCCGGTGATTTGATCGGTGCCGCACCGATGGGCTCGGCCTTGCTCAAGGATGAACCGACGCTGCTGGCGATGAACCGACTTGGTCTCAGCCTGAGTGCGGTCGGCAACCACGAATTCGACGCCGGCACGGCTGAATTGCAGCGCAAAATTAACGGCGAGTGTCCGGCCGGCGTGTGTGCCTACCGCGATTTTCATGGTACTGAGTTCAGCTATTTGGCTGCCAATATCCATGCCCAGGGCAGCACTGAGCCTTGGCTCGCACCGTATCAAATACGCCAGGTCGGCGATGTCCGCATCGGCTTTATCGGTGCTGTGACGGCCACGGTACCGCAACTGGTAGCCGGCGATGCCGTGGCCGCTTTGCGTTTCGCACCGGAAGCGGCCAGCATCAATCGTTACGTGCCGGAATTGCAAAAACAAGGGGTCGACGCCATCGTCGTGTTGCTACACGAAGGTGCCAAGTATCCCGGTCCGGCCAACGATCCCAGTTATCTGTGCCCGGGTTTGCAAGGGCCTTTACTGGCCATCAGTAAAGAGTTGGATCCGGCTATCAGCCTGGTCGTCTCCGGCCATACCCATCAAGCCTACACGTGCAAGCGTGATGGCCACTTGCTGGTGCAAGGCTTGAGCGCCGGCGCTTACCTGACCGAAACCAGCCTGACCATAGATCGCCGGCAGCATCGTGTGATTGCCAGTTCCGCCGTCAACCATTTGATTGACCAGACCACGATCACGCCCGACCCGCAAGCGCAAGCCTTGGTCGAGCAGGTGGCGGCGCAAACCGCGACACTGCGCTTACGTCCGGTAGCCAGTTTGAGCCAGCCGATTCTGCGTGCTTCGCGCGGGCAGAACTTCGACAGTGCGCTCGGCAATGTGATTGCCGATGCCCAATTAGACTACGCACAGCAACACGGTCCGACCGATCTGGCCTTCATGAATGCCGGCGGCATCCGCGCCGACTTACCGGCCGGTGCGCCTATCAGTTATGCCGACGTGTACGCGACCCAGCCATTCAACAACCAACTGGTACGCATGCAATTGAGCGGGGCGCAGATCAAGGACTTACTCGAACAGCAAATGAAATTACCGGAACAACCGCAAAAACTGTTCTCCGCCGCGAATTTGCGGTATCGCTGGAACCCACAAGCAGAGCCGCAACAAAGGATCAGTGCGGTGCAAATTGCCGGCGTGCCGCTTGACGTGACACGCACTTATTCGGTCGTCGCCAATAGCTTTCTGGCTGGCGGCGGCGATGGCTTTGACGTATTCAAGCAGGGCCGCGAACGCCAATTGATCGGCAGTGATCTCGAAGCGCTGTTGGCTTATTTGAGCAAACACGGTGCAGGCTTGGCAAAGCTTGAACTTGATCGGGTGCAGCGCGTGTTGCCGTAATCAGAAGGGGGCGGGGTGTACGACACTGTGGCAGATTTTTTCCACTCTCGATGAGCTATATAGTCAGAATAATGAAATAGGGAGCTTGATGATGCCTATCTGGCAAATGCAAGACGCCAAAGCCAAGTTATCGGAAGTACTTAAGTGTGCCGCCAGTGAAGGGCCGCAAAGCATTACCGTGCACGGTCAAGCGGTGGGCGTGGTACTCTCTCAGGCCATGTTTGCGCGACTGAGCGGCAATCAACAGTCCTTGCTTGACTTCATGCGCCAGTCCCCCCTTGTATGATATGGATGGCATCGATCTTGAGCGCGACCCAAGTGTCAGCCGTGAGGCCGCATTGTGCCATTAGGCTTGGTCAACCTTTGGCTTAGTCGGTGATGTAAGCCTAGGGAAGCGCAGATTTAATCGCTGTGGAATTGTCCGTTGCCAATGAGGATGCAATGAAAGGCAACGCAGCAGTGCGCCTCAGTGGCGACGAACAAACCGCTTGGATTAAATCTGCGCTTCCCCGGTTTAGTCTGGCAACTCCAGGTCAGGACGGCCCCGTAAGCATGCGGCTTTTTTTCTTTTCCGTAGTGCTTCAACACTTGGGTTATGTTTAAAATGCGTCAGCAAATTTATTTTTTGCAGTCGTGACAATTCTGAGCGACGAATCGCTTTAGGCCATTTCGCTACGGCGGTACTTACCGTATCTGCTATGACCTTGGATAAGGCTTTCTCAGGAATGCCAAGAAAATTGGCAAGTCTGCGAACTATAGCCGGAAGCAATTTTTCACGTTCTTTGCTATCAGGGAAGAACTTCAATCCATTCCCCTCACCAGCAAGATACCCGGAGTAGGCGACGATATCGTACGTGGGCGAAAGACAGGGGGCGGTAGCTGTCTCATACAGCAGTGAGAAATTCTTCACATGCGCATCAAAGTTGCCGATCATTTCATCAAAAATCTGACTAGCGTTTGAAACCCCGGCCTTCAGAGGCTGTCGCAAAAGGGTAGTGTAGTGGTCAAGTTATTTCGGACACATCAATAGGTTTTTTTTCTGCCATTTCTTTTTCGTAAATCATGGGCGGCAAATTGCCCAGCGTTGAATGCAATCGTAAGCAGTTATAAAAGCCTACGATGTATTCAATGATGTCTTTTGTGGCTTCCATTTGATTCGCGTAATCGCGTTGCCAGACACGCTCCATCTTTAAATTTAAGAAGAAGCGTTCCATCGCCGCGTTATCCCAGCAGTTTCCTTTACGGCTCATACTGCAAACAAGGCCATGTTGTTTGAGTAAATGTTGGTATTCATGACTGGCATATTGACTGCCACGGTCGGAATGCAAAATTAAACCCGCTGCCGGCTTACGTGCCTCAACCGCCATCCGTAGCGCCCGACAAACCAATTCAGCTGGCATCGTTGGCCCCATTGCCCAGCCTATGATTTTTCGTGAGAATAACTCCATCACGACCGCCAAATACAACCAGCCAGTACGCGTACGGACATAGGTAATATCGGAAGTCCAGGCGCGATTGGGCTCTGCTGGGTTGAACTGTCTATTGAGAATATTGCTCGCTATTGGTAAATCATGTTTGCTATCTGTCGTGTTGATAAATTTTCTCTTCCAGACGGTTTTGATCTGGGCTTCACGCATTAAGCGCCGTACTTTGTAGCGGCCAATGACGATGTTCTTGGCGTGCAGTGCACTGACCAGGCGACGGCTGCCATAACTGCGGCCACTGGCAGCGAATTCCGCTTTCAGATGCACGCTGGTGACACATATTGCGGTCATTTTTGTCTTTGCTTTTGCTGCGTAGTAGCCAGACCGGCTCGCTCCCAAGAGACGACACAGTTGTGCTACCGAGGCCTTCGTTTGCCAATGATCGACTAACTCGTAGATCATTTC
The sequence above is drawn from the Undibacterium sp. CCC3.4 genome and encodes:
- a CDS encoding IS3 family transposase (programmed frameshift), with amino-acid sequence MTGNKKYEATFKLEVARMVLDQGVAVAKIVKDMGIGETAVRRWVEQYRAEQGGQAGIGKPLSAELQRIRQLEQENRLLRSDNDLLKKAFGLLCTRNEMIYELVDHWQTKASVAQLCRLLGASRSGYYAAKAKTKMTAICVTSVHLKAEFAASGRSYGSRRLVSALHAKNIVIGRYKVRRLMREAQIKTVWKRKFINTTDSKHDLPIASNILNRQFNPAEPNRAWTSDITYVRTRTGWLYLAVVMELFSRKIIGWAMGPTMPAELVCRALRMAVEARKPAAGLILHSDRGSQYASHEYQHLLKQHGLVCSMSRKGNCWDNAAMERFFLNLKMERVWQRDYANQMEATKDIIEYIVGFYNCLRLHSTLGNLPPMIYEKEMAEKKPIDVSEIT
- a CDS encoding type II toxin-antitoxin system Phd/YefM family antitoxin; this translates as MPIWQMQDAKAKLSEVLKCAASEGPQSITVHGQAVGVVLSQAMFARLSGNQQSLLDFMRQSPLV
- a CDS encoding HipA domain-containing protein — protein: MRQPLKAGVSNASQIFDEMIGNFDAHVKNFSLLYETATAPCLSPTYDIVAYSGYLAGEGNGLKFFPDSKEREKLLPAIVRRLANFLGIPEKALSKVIADTVSTAVAKWPKAIRRSELSRLQKINLLTHFKHNPSVEALRKRKKAACLRGRPDLELPD
- a CDS encoding bifunctional UDP-sugar hydrolase/5'-nucleotidase codes for the protein MFSSRTCLGLAFSLALCASASAQGDLRTVTIFSINDFHGNLQASQPLPYLAKPGDSTAAGTAAAIPAGGYAYLAAKLKQRRAAVDASIVVAAGDLIGAAPMGSALLKDEPTLLAMNRLGLSLSAVGNHEFDAGTAELQRKINGECPAGVCAYRDFHGTEFSYLAANIHAQGSTEPWLAPYQIRQVGDVRIGFIGAVTATVPQLVAGDAVAALRFAPEAASINRYVPELQKQGVDAIVVLLHEGAKYPGPANDPSYLCPGLQGPLLAISKELDPAISLVVSGHTHQAYTCKRDGHLLVQGLSAGAYLTETSLTIDRRQHRVIASSAVNHLIDQTTITPDPQAQALVEQVAAQTATLRLRPVASLSQPILRASRGQNFDSALGNVIADAQLDYAQQHGPTDLAFMNAGGIRADLPAGAPISYADVYATQPFNNQLVRMQLSGAQIKDLLEQQMKLPEQPQKLFSAANLRYRWNPQAEPQQRISAVQIAGVPLDVTRTYSVVANSFLAGGGDGFDVFKQGRERQLIGSDLEALLAYLSKHGAGLAKLELDRVQRVLP